One genomic region from Dermacentor variabilis isolate Ectoservices chromosome 6, ASM5094787v1, whole genome shotgun sequence encodes:
- the LOC142586089 gene encoding uncharacterized protein LOC142586089 — protein sequence MAVNDAEPPASKSTWLSPLAFLFSILLLMTCTVFVTRYRKDEDALDEMSDTGAGGAAVASWSAAKAAAASSSSAARLQSSVSPGGSATGQRGPLEPRSAESEPGSEQEASSVGQVDEDEASDRLTASSTPDSEGIKMRSRQESALQQSSGPTKGPEVAMSVEGRKGDAAPISRESSDMQQQRPSSMPRPIKQLSRCSSDGIQLPEFVRSPTQQGGDVGWPDMVPVQRIRRGLQLLGSSPRRDQLQHLLDGRDLFEREDDGVEVDQQQLLQPPREDAVLCKTVQTDITLAAAIVPFAALDSALWPMSPSRCETWPLPPSRCDTAASKVLPLLTVDCGDYKAGRSSGLEPGSSELFLAERHQKPLATTDAPLVHQSPNKGAEKITCREIT from the exons GTACCGCAAGGACGAGGATGCCCTGGACGAGATGTCCGACACCGGCGCGGGTGGCGCTGCCGTCGCGTCCTGGTCTGCCGCCAAGGCCGCCGCGGCCTCCTCGTCGTCGGCTGCTCGACTGCAGTCGAGCGTGTCGCCGGGAGGCAGCGCCACAGGTCAACGAGGGCCGCTCGAGCCGAGGTCGGCGGAATCTGAGCCTG GGTCGGAGCAGGAAGCTTCGAGCGTGGGCCAGGTTGACGAAGACGAAGCGAGCGATAGACTCACCGCATCCTCGACTCCGGACAGTGAAGGAATCAAGATGCGAAGCCGCCAAGAGTCCGCACTACAGCAAAGCAGCGGACCCACGAAGGGCCCCGAGGTAGCCATGTCAGTCGAAGGGCGGAAGGGAGACGCTGCACCCATATCGCGAGAATCAAGCGACATGCAGCAACAACGACCATCAAGCATGCCTCGGCCAATCAAGCAGCTGAGCAG ATGCTCGAGCGACGGCATCCAGTTGCCAGAGTTTGTGCGCAGCCCGACGCAGCAGGGTGGCGACGTGGGCTGGCCCGACATGGTGCCCGTGCAGCGCATTCGCCGTGGCCTCCAGTTGCTGGGAAGCTCGCCGCGCAGGGACCAGCTGCAGCACCTGCTCGACGGCCGGGACCTGTTTGAGCGAGAGGACGACGGCGTTGAA GTGgaccagcagcagctgctgcagccTCCACGAGAAGATGCGGTGCTTTGCAAGACTGTGCAGACGGACATCACCCTGGCAGCGGCCATTGTGCCGTTTGCGGCGCTGGACAGCGCCCTCTGGCCGATGTCCCCTTCACGTTGTGAGACATGGCCACTTCCTCCGTCACGCTGCGATACCGCTGCCTCGAAAGTTCTGCCGTTGCTCACCGTGGACTGCGGAGACTACAAGGCCGGCCGAAGCTCGGGCCTCGAACCCGGATCCTCGGAGCTCTTCCTGGCTGAGCGACACCAGAAGCCGCTGGCCACCACGGACGCGCCCCTGGTTCATCAGTCCCCAAACAAGGGTGCAGAAAAGATCACTTGCCGAGAAATCACTTGA